ACGATGACTTCCAGCGCATGCGTGAGGAGATGAACAAGCTCTCAGGCATTGATACCTCGCTGATCTGCCAGCTTGCCGAAAAGCTGCTGACCGCGGTCAGCAAAGACCTGCGCGTGGTGACTTTTTACATCTGGGCACGCCTGCATCAGGACGGCGAGACCGGTCTGGCTGAAGGGCTGGAGCTGTTGGCCGCGATGCTGCAGCGCTTTGGCGTGCAGCTGCATCCGCAACGTGAACGCAGCCGTAAATCTGCGCTGGAATGGCTTGGCAGCGGACGCGTACTCGACAGCCTGTCGCGCTATCCGGAGGTGGATATGGCCGCCATGCAGCGTATCACTGGTGCCTTGCTGCTGGTGGATCAGGTGATGCAGTCGCTTGCCGAAGCGCACCGCCCGCAGTTTGGCGGGCTATGCCTGGCGCTGGAAAATCGACTGGCTCAGAGCGGTGGGGCGGGCAGCCTGGTGCCGCAGACCAGCCGCGATGATCCGCTGTCTGCTGCGGCGCCTTCTGCCACGCTGAATGCCGTAATCTCCGGCCGCGATCTGCTCGACCAGGCGAAAATACTGGCGGGCTATCTGCGCGATCGCCCCGGAGGCTGGCTGGCGGGTCATCATCTGATGAAAAGCATACGTTGGGACACGCTGACCGAACTGCCGCCACTTGATGCCAGCGGACGGACTCGCCTCGCGCCGCCGAAGCCGGATCACCGTGCTCACCTCAAGCGCCTGCACCTGCAGCAGAGCTGGATGGAATTGCTGGAGCAGGCTGACAGCCTCTATGCCCAGGGCGTTAATCATCTGTGGCTGGATGTGCAATGGTACAGCTGGCAGGCGCTGGGGAAACTGGACGGTGACACGGTGCGGGCCGATATTCTTTGCCGTGGCGTCAAAGGGCTGTTGTCGCGGCTGCCCGGGCTCGAATCGCTGGTGTTCAACGACGGCACGCCCTTTGCCGATGAGGTTACGCAGAACTGGATAGCTCAGCAGGTGAAGGATGATCCGGTTGGCTGGGGCTCGCAGGCGGTGACGTCGACCGTGCGCAGCGATGAGCAGGTACTGTTGCTGGAGCCCGAGCTGCTGGCACGGATTGACAGCGACGGCATCGAAGCCGCGTTCGGCTGGTTGCAGTCGCGTCCGGACATGATGTCGGCGCGCGATCGCTGGCTGATGCGCCTGCTGATGGCGCGCGTGGCGGAGCAGTACGCCCGGCATGATTTGGCGCTCCATCTGCTCGGCGAGCTGGAAAAGGGCGCACACACCCTGACGCTGCAGCACTGGTCGCCGGAGCTGCTGTTTGAGGTGCGGGCGCGACGGCTTAAGCTCTTGCGCATCAAAGCCGCACGCAGCGAAACGGACAAAACCCACATTCAACCGGAGATGGACGCGCTGCTGAGTGGCTTAATCAGCCTCGACCCGGCGCGCGCGGCCATTCTCTGCGGTTAATTACCCCCTCCGATACTCACCTTACTCAGGTTTTATTATGGATGACTTAACCCTGCGTTATTACGATGCAGAAATGCGCTACCTGCTTGAAGCTGGTGAAGAGTTTGCCCGCGCGCATCCGGATCGCGCGGCACTGCTTAATCTGGATAAATCGGGCGCCCGCGATCCTTACGTTGAGCGCCTGTTCGAAGGTTTTGCTTTTATGATGGGGCGCCTGCGCGAAAAGCTCGATGACGACCTGCCGGAACTGACGGAAGGGCTGGTCACACTGCTGTGGCCACACTATCTGCGCACTATTCCGTCGATGTCGGTGGTGGCGTTCAGCCCTGACTGGCGTGAAATGAAGGAGAAAATAGCGCTGGCGAAAGGCGCTGAAGTCCTCTCCCGACCAACAGGCGACAAGGCGACACGTTGCCGCTACACCACCACCCGGGAGATCAGCCTGCAGCCGCTGGCGCTGGAGCAGGCCGCGCTCTTTACCGATCCAGACGGTCGATCGGTGGTGCGTCTGCGTTTTGCCTGTAGCAGCCTGGCTGACTGGAGTCGGGCGGACCTCAGTCTGATTCCGTTTTACTTTGATGCCGACGCCCCGCTGGCCTGCGCCATGCATGAAGCTTTTACCTTACAGACCGCAGGCATCTGGCTGCGCCTGCCCGGCGATGCGCAGCGTCGCCCGCTGGACGCGCGCTTTACCGCGCTGGGATTTGGTGAGGAGGATCGGCTGTGGCCCAGGGGTAACAGCAGCTTCAGCGGTTATCAGCTACTGCTGGAATACTTCACTTTCCGCGAAAAGTTTATGTTTACCGGCCTGCGTGGGCTGGAGAATATCGCGCTGCCCGCCTCACTGCCGTGGTTTGAAATTGACGTTGTGCTGGCGCAGCGCTGGGAGCACGACTTTACCTTTAGTGAAAAACATCTGCGGCTGCACTGCGTGCCAGTGATCAACCTCTTTCCGCTGGAGTCTGATCCGCTGACGCTGAATGCCCTGCAGACCGAATACCTGCTGCGCCCGATGCGTGTGCAGGACGGGCATACCGAAATTTATTCTGTTGATTCGGTAATCTCGTCGGGCAAACAGACCTGGGTGCCTTTTTCCAGCTTCCGCCATAAGGGCGGAATGATGCGCCACGACGCGTCGGAATATTACTACCATTCCCGCGTGCGCCGTGGCGCTTCGGGGCTGCATAACACCTGGCTTATTGTGGGCGGTGAAGCCTTTGATAATCACAGCGTACCCGATGATGAAAGCCTGTCGCTGACCCTCACTGGCACCAATGGCCAGTTGCCGCGCCGCGCCCTGCAAAGCACGGTATTGGATACCGCGATAATCACCAGTTCGACCCGCGTCGGGGTGCGCAATCTTTGTGCGCCAACGCTGCCCTGTTATCCGCCCGATCGTGACCGCTTTCACTGGCGCGTGCTGAGTCATCTCGGCAGTAACTTCCTGTCGATGATGGACAACGCCGAAGTACTGCGCGGCACGCTGGCGCTGTATGAGTGGACCGGCAGCGAGATGAACCGCCGCCGTCTGGAGGCGATAGTCGCCGTCAGCCACAGTGAAAGCGAGCGTTTTGAGCAGGGCTTCCTGCTGCGCGGCGTACAGATTGAGGTGACGCTCGACAGCCAGGGATTTGCCGGGCACGGAGATATCTGCCTGTTTGGTGAGATGCTCAGCCACTTTTTCGCCCTTTATACCGATATCTATCTGTTTAACCGCCTGATTATTATTCTGCAACCCACCGGAGAGCGCCTGGAATGGCAAGAGAAACACAACCGCCGTATCCCCGGCTAAGCCCGCGGATGGAAGCCGATTTGACGCGGATGAACTTCTACCGCTTCTGTCAGCTGCTGGAAAAACAGCACCCGGACCGGCCATTGCTCGGCAGCTCCAGCCATCCGCAGGATGATGCGGTGCGCTTCAGCCCGTGGCCGGGCATGGGCTTTCCGGCCAGTGAACTGAAAAGCGTGGAATACAGTGAGGATGATGCCGGTGCAGCGCCCAAAGTACGTACCACTTTTATGGGCGTCTACGGGGTGGATTCTCCGCTGCCGACCGCCTATCTCGACGACATCAGCCAGCGACGAGAGGGACATGAGGCGTTGCAGGATTTCCTCGATATCTTCAGCCATCGCATCCTGACGCAGTTCTACCGCATCTGGCGTAAGTACTCTTATCCGGCCACCTTTGAGAGTGGCGGAACGGACAGCATTTCCCAGTCGCTGCTCGGATTAGTTGGCCTGGGGATTCCCGGCACCGCCAGCTATATCGCCACGCCAGTTTCGCGCTTTCTGGCGCTGCTCGGTGTATTGCGCCAGCCGGCAAAAACGCAGGAGGGCGTACAGGCCATCGTGCGCCTGCTGGCACCGGAGACGCAGGCGCGAGTCAGCCCGTATTGCCTGCGCCCGATTAACATCAGCCAGCCACTCGCTTTTTACGGCGAGCGGGATTTTCTACTGGATGGCAATACGCCGCTGGGCGATGAAGTAATGGATACCAGCAGTCAGTTACTGATTGAATTAATGACCGAGTGTGAGCGCGAAGCGCAGGGCTGGAAGCCGGATGGCCAGCTGTATCAAGACTTCCTGGTAATGCTGCGCGTCTATCTCGGCTGGCGCTTTAAAGCGAAAATTCGGCTGACGGTCAGCACGGCGCTGCTGCCGGTGGTGCCTCTCGGCGAGGCGCCGTTCTGGCTGGGAATGAGCGGCGTGCTTGGTGTGGAGGGCAAAACGCTTCCCGATGATATTCCGCGAACGTTTACCACCGAGCTTGGCAGCTATTACGGCCTGCAACCCAGCCTACAGGAACAAGGAAATCAGCGTGTTCATTACCAGTTTGACTAAACCCACCCGCTGGCTGCTGCCTTTGCTGGCGATCAGCCTCAGCGGCTGCGGGCTGACGCAGAGCGTCACTGACACCACCCGTTCGGCGGTATCGTCCATTTTTTATAAAAAGATTACCCTACTGCAGCTTGATTTCACTGCGCGCGAAGCACTGAATACCGACACGCGTGAAAATCACACCCGCTCGCAGTCCGTGGTCATCCGCATTTATCAGCTGAAGGATCGTAAAACCTTCGACACGCTGGTTTATCAACAGCTGGCTACCGATGGCGAGCGGCTGCTGGGTAAGGATCTGCTGGCCAGCCGTGATGCCGTGCTGACGCCGGGCGGTGCGATAAACCTCACTATGCCGATAGAGCCACACGCACAGTTTGTCGCCGTGGTGGCGCTGTTCCGTCATCCGGACCTGACCAACAATAGCTGGCAGCAGGTGCTCGATCGCGAAGCGCTTGAGCCCGATCGCGCGCTCGTTCTGCAAGCAGATGACAACAGCCTAATCCTGCTCCCACTCAAGAATAAGTGATGCCCGACGCACGCGGATTTTTTGCCCCTGTCAGTAATATCAACAATAAGCCGCTTGCTTATAGCCAAAGTATCTTTTGCTGCGGCCTGAGGTTAAATCTTTATGAGCTTATACCGGTAAGCCATTCGGATGAGTGAGCGCCGCCAGCCCAGACGCAACGTTAAATATGACGAATATAAAGAGTCTACTCATCAGGAATGCTCATATGCGTAAATGGATATTATTAATACCTTTGGTTGTATTGGTTTCAGGTTGTTCGCAGGTTGGAGGTAATGGCTATACCGCGGGAGATATCCGTGGAATTAACCATATGCCATACGTAATTAATTCGATGAATGTTAATGGTTTTGGTGGGCCTAATATGGGGGCTTACGGTGAGGGGGGCGGATATTGCTGCATCCTGCTGCCGGATAAATGGTCGCCGGGATTAAAAGCACGCGTGGAATGGGAGGTCGATCCCAATACCGCATCTGAGTTTCCGGGTTATAAGCATCGCGAGGAATATTTGAAATGGGAAAAGGAAGTAAAAGCCAGTTTCCGGAAGCACCGTGCGGTAGTGGATATTCCTGAATATGGCGAAGAGCGCTGCGGTATTAAGGTGCATTTCCTGCCCTGCAATGAGATTAAGGTCACAACAATCTGTGACGGCTACGGTACGTCAAAGTACCCAATTAAAGAGCCCAGAGAAATGAAGGAGCCTGCACAATGCCCGAAATAAATCTCATATTGCCCTCCCGGAAGCCTGCTGAATTTTATCAAAAGATACGATTCCAGCTTATGCCGGAGCAGCTTTTTATTCACTGGATATGGGTTATTTGTTTGGTTTTATCTGTTTCAGGTTGTTCCCAGCCCGGAGGTAATGGCTATACCGCGGGAGATATCCGTGGAATTAACCATATGCCATACGTAATTAATTCGATGAATGTTAATGGTTTTGGTGGGCCTAATATGGGGGCTTACGGTGAGGGGGGCGGATATTGCTGCATCCTGCTGCCGGATAAATGGTCGCCGGGATTAAAAGCGCGCGTGGAGTGGGAGGTGGATCCCAAAACCGCATCTCAATTTCCGGGTTATAAGCATTGGGAAGAATATTTGAAATGGGAAAAGGAAGTAAAAGCCAGTTTCCGGAAGCACCGTGCGGTAGTGGATATTCCTGAATATGGCGAAGAGCGCTGCGGTATTAAGGTGCATTTCCTGCCCTGCAATGAGATTAAGGTCACAACAATCTGTGACGGCTACGGTACGTCAAAGTACCCAATTAAAGAGCCCAGAGAAATGAAGGAGCCTGCACAATGCCCGAAATAAATCTCATATTGCCCTCCCGGAAGTCTGCTGAATTTTGTGAAAACAGACGATTACAAACAAGCCAGAAAAAGTGTTTTACTCACGGAATGTTATCTGTTTTTTTATTTTTATTCATTTCAGGTTGTTCCCAGACCGGAGGTAATGGCTATACCGCGGGAGATGTCCGTGGCTATAACCATACCAGCCAGGGAATAAATCGTTTCACGGTTAATGGTTATGGGGGAGGCGTAAGAGGGAATACCTGCTGCATCCTGCTGCCGGATAAATGGTCGCCGGGATTCAAAGCGCACGTGGAGTGGGAGGTCGATCCCAAAACCGCATCTCAATTTCCGGGTTATAAGCATTGGGAGGAATATTTGAAATGGGAAAAGGAAGTAAAAGCCAGTTTCCGGAAGCACCGTGCGGTAGTGGATATTCCTGAATATGGCGAAGAGCGCTGCGGTATTACGGTGCATTTCCTGGCCTGCAACCAGATTAAGGTCACGACAATCTGTGACGGCTACGGTACGCCAAACTATCCGATTAAAGAGCCCCTGGATATGAAGGAGCCCGCGCAATGTCCGAAATAAATCTCATATTGCCCTCCCGGAAGTCTGCTGAATTTTGTGAAAACAGACGATTACAAACAATCCAGAAAAAGTTTTTTACTCACGGAATGTTATCTGTTTTTTTAGTTTTATTCATTTCAGGTTGTTCCCAGCCCGGAGGTAATGGCTATGCCGCGGGAGATGTCCGTGGCTATAACCATACCAGCCAGGGAATAAATCGTTTCACAGTTAACGGTTATGGGGGAGGCGTAAGAGGGAATACCTGCTGCATCCTGCTGCCGGATAAATGGTCGCCGGGATTAAAAGCGCGCGTGGAATGGGAGGTCGATCCCAATACCGCATCTGAGTTTCCGGGTTATAAGCATCGGGAGGAATATTTGAAATGGGAAAAGGAAGTAAAAGCCAGTTTCCAGAAGCACAGTACGGTAGTGGATATTCCTGAGTATGGCGAAGAGCGCTGCGGTATTACGGTGCATTTCCTGGCCTGCAACCAGATTAAGGTCACGACAATCTGTGACGGCTACGGCACGCCAAATTATCCGATTAAAGAGCCCCTGGATATGAAGGAGCCCGCGCAATGTCCGAAATAAATCGCGCGCTACCCTGCCGGGCTCCCCCTGAATTTCCTGAAAATGGGCGGCTTTTCCTGACCCCGGAGCAGATTACGGCAAACTATCGTAAGCAGACGCTTGAAGAAAGGCAGTTCAGCAATAAATTAATGAAGCAGGCAGAAAAACGGCTAATGCCGCCCTGTTGCCATAGCCTGCATATCAGCCTTTTTTTGACGGCACCGGCAACAATGACGAAAACGATACCAACATAGCCAGGCCGCCGCATCCCACTAATATTGCCAGGCTGTTTCATGCCACCTATCCCACCAGTGGACAGCAACAAGGGTATTTCTCCTACTACATGCCAGGGGTGGGCACACCATTTCCGAAAATTAATGAGTTTGCTTATAGCAGCGATGGCCTGAAGTATGCCCTGGGCGGAGAGGACCGGATTAACTGGGCGATGCTGCGGTTGGTCGATGCGCTGATGATTGCTATTACGCCAACGCGTAAGGGGCTGAGTGATAGCGTGGCGCGAGAGCAGATCGTTGCCATGCGCGCGCACTGGCCGCTGAGCGGTGAGGTGAATCGACGCCGTGCGATTGATACCTTGCTGCAACCACTGCGAGCCAGAGTGGTACAGGCGCGGCCGCAGCCCATCGCCCTTAAGCTGTTTATCTATGGCTTTTCGCGCGGCGCGGCGGAAGCTCGTGCTTTTGCCAGCTGGCTGTCGGAGCTGTGTGTCGATCCAGTCAGCGACAATGTGGATCTTTCGCTGCTCGGTCTGCCGCTCAGCATTGAATTTCTCGGCCTGCTGGATACCGTGCCCTCGGTGGGCATTGCACGTCTGATACCGGGTTTTGACGGGCATATGAGCTGGGCCAGCGATACTCAGCAGCTGCCGCTAGCCAGCCGTTTCCCTGGCCTAATTAAGTGCTGTCATCACTTTATTGCCGCTCATGAACAGCGGTTGAGCTTTCCGCTGGACTCGGTGCGACGCCCGGAAGGCCATTACCCCGCAAACACATCAGAGGTTGTTTATCCTGGTGTGCACTCTGACGTCGGCGGCGGTTATCCGCCTGGTGAACAGGGAAAATCCCGCGGTAGCGTGGGTGAAATGCTGTCGCAGATTGTATTACATGATCTTTACGCCGCCGCGTTTGACGCCGGTGCACCGCTGGCAGTGCTCCCTAATAAAATTCCATCGCCTATCAAGCATATGCAGCCATCACGAAAAATGTCTCGTGACGCCATGACAGAATTTGATATATCAACAAACCTAATCAACCGCTTTAACGCCTGGCGCAAATTAACCCTGCTCGATGGGGCGGCATCGCAGGCAGATATCGCGACTGCTGAACAGTACGGCTATCAACCTTTGCAACTTACCTGCACCCTGGAAAATGCAATTATTCGGCAAATGGCCTGGATGACCGCCTGGCGTATCGGCCGCTACACGCATAACAGCCTGTTGACACAACCGTTCTACCTTAATGCCCCACAAAAGGATGCAGTCGGGCTGGAGAAAGACAAGAACAACTACGATATGGCGCTCAAAAAGTTTCGTCATGCGCTTAAGAACGTGCGTCGCGATCGCCCAAACTGGCAGGACAGCATTACGCCGGGGCCGCCCGATTATGAGCCCACCACCGGGCAGTATCAGCTGCGTGAGGGCGCTCGCGAGTTTGAGCACGACTATCGCAACTGGTTTCGCGATATCAATGGCAGCCCAGCGGAGAGAGTTATTCAGGTGGCGCTGGATGGCGTGTTGAAACACCCGGTCTATCTGCTCAATGGGGATGATGAAAATAATGAGTATGAGCAGATGCGCAAAGAGGGTGACTATTACTTTGGGCGCCTGTTCAGCGACAGGCTGGGCACCAACACCCGCAAAGAGCCGGAAGCGCAGGTATTGGCACTGTTTGACGAGCATATACACGATTCACGCGCCTGGTTTATGCAAAGCACGCTGGGCGGACGTGAACCCTGGAGCGGCTACTTTCGCTATCGCATGATCTATTGCGGTGATAAAGCCAGCAAGCAAACACGGCTGATTTATCTCAACGGGCAGGTTATGGGAGCCCGACAGGTTTCAGGATCTGCTGAATATATCGTTGAATCGCGTGTGGTACAGGGCGGTATAACGGAAGCCCACAAGGTACGCGAACTTGCCAGCGGGAAGACTGAAATACTGTCGCCCGGCAATATGCTGCCATTCAGTAACCAGCCCGTTCTGAACGCTGCTCGCGAAAGCGCGCGCATCAGCGCTGAGCATCATCATCAGCATATACAGCTTGCTCTCATGAAAATAAAGAGTGAGTGGAATGCTTAAAACAGTATGCGGGTATTGAATAATCTGCTTAACACCCCCCGTTTATAACCGATTAAGGATAAAGAATGCCTCATGCACATCGTTCTCCCTCGCTGTATGAAATTCTGTATGGCAATTTTAGTGGCGGGCTGGATCTGCATCACGTTAGCGAAGAGAACCAGGTGATCCTCTCGGTGCTCGACAATATGCA
The sequence above is drawn from the Duffyella gerundensis genome and encodes:
- the tssA gene encoding type VI secretion system protein TssA yields the protein MTTLQNLVIACDAEAGTLMRLAQARTDVWNAWLLPLSDVRPEGDEPGYDDDFQRMREEMNKLSGIDTSLICQLAEKLLTAVSKDLRVVTFYIWARLHQDGETGLAEGLELLAAMLQRFGVQLHPQRERSRKSALEWLGSGRVLDSLSRYPEVDMAAMQRITGALLLVDQVMQSLAEAHRPQFGGLCLALENRLAQSGGAGSLVPQTSRDDPLSAAAPSATLNAVISGRDLLDQAKILAGYLRDRPGGWLAGHHLMKSIRWDTLTELPPLDASGRTRLAPPKPDHRAHLKRLHLQQSWMELLEQADSLYAQGVNHLWLDVQWYSWQALGKLDGDTVRADILCRGVKGLLSRLPGLESLVFNDGTPFADEVTQNWIAQQVKDDPVGWGSQAVTSTVRSDEQVLLLEPELLARIDSDGIEAAFGWLQSRPDMMSARDRWLMRLLMARVAEQYARHDLALHLLGELEKGAHTLTLQHWSPELLFEVRARRLKLLRIKAARSETDKTHIQPEMDALLSGLISLDPARAAILCG
- the tssF gene encoding type VI secretion system baseplate subunit TssF, producing the protein MDDLTLRYYDAEMRYLLEAGEEFARAHPDRAALLNLDKSGARDPYVERLFEGFAFMMGRLREKLDDDLPELTEGLVTLLWPHYLRTIPSMSVVAFSPDWREMKEKIALAKGAEVLSRPTGDKATRCRYTTTREISLQPLALEQAALFTDPDGRSVVRLRFACSSLADWSRADLSLIPFYFDADAPLACAMHEAFTLQTAGIWLRLPGDAQRRPLDARFTALGFGEEDRLWPRGNSSFSGYQLLLEYFTFREKFMFTGLRGLENIALPASLPWFEIDVVLAQRWEHDFTFSEKHLRLHCVPVINLFPLESDPLTLNALQTEYLLRPMRVQDGHTEIYSVDSVISSGKQTWVPFSSFRHKGGMMRHDASEYYYHSRVRRGASGLHNTWLIVGGEAFDNHSVPDDESLSLTLTGTNGQLPRRALQSTVLDTAIITSSTRVGVRNLCAPTLPCYPPDRDRFHWRVLSHLGSNFLSMMDNAEVLRGTLALYEWTGSEMNRRRLEAIVAVSHSESERFEQGFLLRGVQIEVTLDSQGFAGHGDICLFGEMLSHFFALYTDIYLFNRLIIILQPTGERLEWQEKHNRRIPG
- the tssG gene encoding type VI secretion system baseplate subunit TssG, giving the protein MARETQPPYPRLSPRMEADLTRMNFYRFCQLLEKQHPDRPLLGSSSHPQDDAVRFSPWPGMGFPASELKSVEYSEDDAGAAPKVRTTFMGVYGVDSPLPTAYLDDISQRREGHEALQDFLDIFSHRILTQFYRIWRKYSYPATFESGGTDSISQSLLGLVGLGIPGTASYIATPVSRFLALLGVLRQPAKTQEGVQAIVRLLAPETQARVSPYCLRPINISQPLAFYGERDFLLDGNTPLGDEVMDTSSQLLIELMTECEREAQGWKPDGQLYQDFLVMLRVYLGWRFKAKIRLTVSTALLPVVPLGEAPFWLGMSGVLGVEGKTLPDDIPRTFTTELGSYYGLQPSLQEQGNQRVHYQFD
- the tssJ gene encoding type VI secretion system lipoprotein TssJ; its protein translation is MFITSLTKPTRWLLPLLAISLSGCGLTQSVTDTTRSAVSSIFYKKITLLQLDFTAREALNTDTRENHTRSQSVVIRIYQLKDRKTFDTLVYQQLATDGERLLGKDLLASRDAVLTPGGAINLTMPIEPHAQFVAVVALFRHPDLTNNSWQQVLDREALEPDRALVLQADDNSLILLPLKNK
- a CDS encoding DUF3304 domain-containing protein; protein product: MRKWILLIPLVVLVSGCSQVGGNGYTAGDIRGINHMPYVINSMNVNGFGGPNMGAYGEGGGYCCILLPDKWSPGLKARVEWEVDPNTASEFPGYKHREEYLKWEKEVKASFRKHRAVVDIPEYGEERCGIKVHFLPCNEIKVTTICDGYGTSKYPIKEPREMKEPAQCPK
- a CDS encoding DUF3304 domain-containing protein codes for the protein MPEQLFIHWIWVICLVLSVSGCSQPGGNGYTAGDIRGINHMPYVINSMNVNGFGGPNMGAYGEGGGYCCILLPDKWSPGLKARVEWEVDPKTASQFPGYKHWEEYLKWEKEVKASFRKHRAVVDIPEYGEERCGIKVHFLPCNEIKVTTICDGYGTSKYPIKEPREMKEPAQCPK
- a CDS encoding DUF3304 domain-containing protein, translated to MPEINLILPSRKSAEFCENRRLQTSQKKCFTHGMLSVFLFLFISGCSQTGGNGYTAGDVRGYNHTSQGINRFTVNGYGGGVRGNTCCILLPDKWSPGFKAHVEWEVDPKTASQFPGYKHWEEYLKWEKEVKASFRKHRAVVDIPEYGEERCGITVHFLACNQIKVTTICDGYGTPNYPIKEPLDMKEPAQCPK
- a CDS encoding DUF3304 domain-containing protein → MSEINLILPSRKSAEFCENRRLQTIQKKFFTHGMLSVFLVLFISGCSQPGGNGYAAGDVRGYNHTSQGINRFTVNGYGGGVRGNTCCILLPDKWSPGLKARVEWEVDPNTASEFPGYKHREEYLKWEKEVKASFQKHSTVVDIPEYGEERCGITVHFLACNQIKVTTICDGYGTPNYPIKEPLDMKEPAQCPK
- a CDS encoding DUF2235 domain-containing protein, translated to MLRLVDALMIAITPTRKGLSDSVAREQIVAMRAHWPLSGEVNRRRAIDTLLQPLRARVVQARPQPIALKLFIYGFSRGAAEARAFASWLSELCVDPVSDNVDLSLLGLPLSIEFLGLLDTVPSVGIARLIPGFDGHMSWASDTQQLPLASRFPGLIKCCHHFIAAHEQRLSFPLDSVRRPEGHYPANTSEVVYPGVHSDVGGGYPPGEQGKSRGSVGEMLSQIVLHDLYAAAFDAGAPLAVLPNKIPSPIKHMQPSRKMSRDAMTEFDISTNLINRFNAWRKLTLLDGAASQADIATAEQYGYQPLQLTCTLENAIIRQMAWMTAWRIGRYTHNSLLTQPFYLNAPQKDAVGLEKDKNNYDMALKKFRHALKNVRRDRPNWQDSITPGPPDYEPTTGQYQLREGAREFEHDYRNWFRDINGSPAERVIQVALDGVLKHPVYLLNGDDENNEYEQMRKEGDYYFGRLFSDRLGTNTRKEPEAQVLALFDEHIHDSRAWFMQSTLGGREPWSGYFRYRMIYCGDKASKQTRLIYLNGQVMGARQVSGSAEYIVESRVVQGGITEAHKVRELASGKTEILSPGNMLPFSNQPVLNAARESARISAEHHHQHIQLALMKIKSEWNA